GGCAAGCGATTAGGAAGAAACTAATCATATAATTACCGTACCGACGAACTTCACTAATGCAGAAACGTTACAAGGTGCTGCTTCAACGTATTTTCCAATTAAAGAACCAGGAGCAAGAGACACTGATCCTAATTAAGTTCATAAGctgaaagtttggatagcttggagtACATTTTTAGACTCACTTTTAGAACAAGTGCTATATACGCTGTTCGCACCGTTTGGACAAACCTTATAGAGCACAGacagcacttacatgtcctcttaagctgtagccaaagcttcgtgtcgtctacGATATCTTCTGAAACAGAGGTTTCCAGAGACGGACCGGGTGTAATGTATGTACATTCATTGTAAATATGGAGGCTACGAAGGCAGCTGACTCAAGCAATGTACGTGTCACTACGTGTTCAAACGTGGCAGCGCctacgggatcgccgcgaaaagggtcactaTAAACAAAAGAGAGGTTGGTTGGCCGGCGTCCTATAATCCAAGTACGCTGACACAGCATATACAGCATACGCCGTAATTCAAAACCACCCTAGGAAGATTCATCGCCGAGTGGTTGCGTCGCAACAAGGCATTTGGCTTGGCGAGAGAAACTCACACAATAGGCTTCGTTAGTAAGGATCGTTTATTGATGCTAGGCGCTGAGTTGTGCCGTGAAATAATATAATGATAATTATGAAGACGTAGACAGAACATGTTTTCTTATACAATCAATACGCTACTTCTGGAAGTCTTCCTCAGGGCGGGCATTGCCAAATACACATCAAAAAGGTAACGTGTTTTGCTGCATTGCGTATTGCTGCCGTAAATGGCAATAAACAAGAACGGTTAAGCAGCGCGAGTGTTAGAGGAACGTGACGACAAGAAACAGCATATTACATTTTGAAATATACACATTTCGAATACACTTTCATATGAATTGTATTTTACATCGATAATAAGGGAAGCCAGCTATCTAATTCCCACACTTAGACGGTCCGTTATAGAAAGCGGACTATTCCTACGTTTCATGCTACATGGTCAGCATTATGTTGTAGTGATGGGTGGCTGTTTAAATTTTACATCAGATTCTTTAACCAGCGTGCCAAACTGCGCTTGTTGTTTCACCTCGGACCATCAGCCGATAGGCCGCACAGTTGCAACCTGTGCCAAATGGCACGGATGATGGGCACAGAACGTCCGAACACCCCAGTTCTGATGGCAACCAACGGCAGCCAAAGAAATGGTTTTTACTTCTTGGCGTTGGCTTTCGTAAGCTACTTTCTGTTTCGAAGTTGCAAGTTGGTGCCTTCTCAGGCTCGCTGTTGCACGTAGAGCAGGCTATTCATATAAAACTTTACATCAATGGTGGCGCTACACTGCACTCGCTTGTCATTTTCGCTTTTGATATCGGAGTAGCTGGGGATCCGACTTTGCATGCTGATGTCTCCTTTGTTAAGCTTCAAACATTCTTATGGCATACCGTGAAATAAATATTTGGTTGAGGCTACAAAATGCACAGGAAGCCTGTTGCTTATGCAATGACTTGTTTGTAGCATATATTTCTGCTGTGCGATAGACTAGACATagatgctttgaaaaaaaaaaacggtttttcTGTGTTAAGGAGAAGGAATTTCATGATGAGACGTCAGGAAGTGCGGTCGCATGGGGAGTCTTCGTTTGAAGGCTACTCGTAGTAGTAATCCGAGTTCAGCTCTGGATTCGCAAAGCCGATGTGATCGGTATCAACCTCAGGCTgcctttgctgatgatatttTGAAGGGGCAGGTACGCCGTTCCGGAGGCCGTAACGTCCGCCATATTCTTTTGCGAGGCCTGCATACCAAATGTTTTCGGCAGCTATTGAATGTTGGGGTGCCTTAACAGGAAGAATTTTGATGGGAGCCGCGTTGAAGACGGCATCAGCAGAGTCCATAGGGGCGGTACCGGGTTCGTTTGTGTTCACCACAGTGCGGAAGCCGTATTTGTCTGCGATGTAGTTCACGTGGCGGAAGATCCCGTTGACATTTCGGTATCCGTACGCGCCCGTCTTGGTGTTCTGCGTGTCGGCCCTTTCGATCCGATATTGCTGGTTGCCCTCGTGGTCGGCAATGTTGTAGTCAAACTTGTATTTTCTCGCAGTCTGCAAACAAATATGAAATCAACGTTGAGTAGTCAAaaatcggaggacgcttaagcttcgcctttaagattggaaAGCGAGAGCATTCAcatatccctgactgcttctcacgcttcccggcaactggagcttaagtaaccgtaatgtttgccgGGAAACGCTGCCGGCGAACGCTATGCCGAAGGCTAGTTTTATGGTAGAAACGCGGTCTCTGGCGTGGGCCGTTACCGCAGGGCGTGCACAGCCGCGTCAAAAAATTACACAATTTTCAGGTTTATGTCATTCTATCGCACTTTAATGCTTCAGCATgaaaatatttaacataaaagacatgtgctgtcggtgtttttttgcttcatgacatttgtttgtggcctGTCATTCTCCAAATTCAGGAGGAAGAACTTTGTCAAGAAtctaagacaaggtatgagcaactatAGTAATAAAATGGTGTGACCACATATacaccgcatgtcatatagcaaggcctGGAGTATACACATACCTACATATATAACAGATTTTTTTGCTCACGGGACgacggcgccgacgccgacaccgaattttctgcgacacgcggcccttaacgatatcgcgttaaaaagTGACGGTTACTTTGAATTGTTTTGCGCCGCCTGCTTTCGTGGCTGACTTTGTGACCAGGGAGTGgaggggctagtcaagctgctaaaatGCAGCTTTATGCCTACTACCCTCATCATTTAGGTAGATTCTGTTCTGTGCTGATGTACAGTCGTGAGAAAAAGTATGCGGACCAGGGGTTGTGCGAAAAATCAAATTTTTTCAtctgcctatgaacgcaacttgaaattgagaacTGCAGTCTAATGTTGGcgttgcgaacttttcagtgtactcattaTTTCCaatttatgcttgttaattacgaagaaatgccattttccGGCGACCCTGTAGTCCGTACACTTTTTCTCACGACTGTACTAATGTAATAAAATTAAATCAAAATCGTAAATATCAAAAAAGTGATTTAATCCAATTATTATGGATAACGTAGCCGAATGTCTGCATCTGGTTTTGTAATAAAGCTGAGTAAATAGACCTGCCTGACTTCTAAGCAGAACTGCTGCAACGTGAATAGGACCATTGCCCAAAATACTTCAGGTGTCGCCCGGTAAGAGAGCGAAATTTCTTTTTGACTCAAATGGACCACAGAACCCGAAGCCTGAAATGTTGTGTAATACTATTAAGGTTTCTGAAACGTTGAACCATTGTTTCTCTTTTCCGGCTGAATAGGATGCGTATGCACAATTTGCTAATTTGCAAATTTGCCAATGACGGTTGCTTTAGCGAAAGGCTTCACGAAATTTTCATAATTATATGTTTTTAACACGCACATAAACCTGAAATTTTTTTTCCACCTGTATGCCACGGCCACGTCCCGCAATCTAACTGAAAGCCTCGACATCCGTAGAAGAACTGCACAGTGTCTAAATCAACACGGCACTTTTTTTCTCAAGTCTTCTGTGCAAGAGCAATCATTTAGCTACACCTGCTTCTAAATTTCACTTCATTTCTATGTGATAAGGATTACAGCAGCCGCGATAGGTGTAATGCAGCGTGTGCTTGTCAGGCCACTTGTGACAATCAAATGTAGGAGGTGAGTCGCGCAACATGCCTGGGCACTATGTTTCTAGAATTATTGTATGCTAAGTAATATTCCCCACACTATTTACTTCGCATAGATTTCACGACTGAAGACCATTTCAAGAGGTGGTGCACTTGTCTGATTTTAAGGATTTAGGACTCAGTCTACTGCCGGAAGCAACAAAGCGGTATTTCGCATAAACAGGAAATACTGAAGCGTCTTATCGAAAACGGCAGTTGTGCCGAATTCAATGCTGTTTGTGTAAACCCTAGATGTTCACAGCTAAATTGTTCTAAAATACGAACAATTTACAGTTTAAAGCTTTAGACTTTCACTGTTGCTTGTTCCAAGATGCTGCGATTGCAAACGGCGCCGGCAATTCCTTTTCTCGTACAATACATATGTCAGCAAAACGCTACAAACGTTTTCAGCgatgagcgtcgtaaccactagatTATACAACCACGCCTTTGAGCGATGATAAGAGAAATAagtacattgacatcatgtcttGAGTTCAAATGCATACACATAAACACAAATGCTCCTGGGCAGTACACAAAACGCCGATGTTCCACTGGTGGTACACCTGAAGCCCCACGTGAGCGGCTATTTTCGAATGCAGCGCTGCCGAAACGCATACAACAGCCAAATGTACAGTTGTAagcagaagaaacaaaaaatcGTGAATATGATGCAATTCCAGAAATTAAACGTGTACGGCCACAGCGTGACAGCTTTTAGAGAGAAGAGTTTAAATAATCACGATTAGTAACTTAAGTTGTTACCCATTCTTCATGAAAACGTTCTAATGCGCGTGCAGCAGTGCCGGTCTTTATAATCAGCTTTGCGAATCACGTATTGGAGTTTCGCtgtattgatttatttatttacagatcgGCCCTTTGTGAAGGCTATTCAATAAAGATTTTCCTAATAATATTCGCCTCTGGCCAAGAGCATGTAGCATCACTGGCAGCCTGTTATAGTTTAGTGTAGAACAATGGCAGCCTCTTCCCAATTATGGGCCTCGCAATGCAACACGGACATAAGCTTTCATTTTCTGTAATAATACTGCTGATGACGCACGCGGCTGACACTTATTATCGTTATTGCGAATGCCTGTAGAGTTAAACACATTGTTTTTTTCAAGAAACTGTAGTTAAATGTCGAAGAAAGCTCGGTTCCTGTCTGGCACGCCGTTGGCCCAAACATCTAATTCAGTATGCCCTTAAATACAAGCCGATTTATTAAAACACTTCATAGAATTATGATCGACCGAGCCTATAATAAATCATTCTTGTCCAATGCAGGCGAACTGTAAGCGCTGTATGCTAATGTAAGAAAGCTGATGAAGGAGAAAAAGCACATTCATTACACAGCTAATCCCTTACCTTTGATGAACTCCGTCTATGTGTAAGAGGCAACTCAGGTACATCGTAATATTCATAGTCGGGAGATGGC
This genomic stretch from Dermacentor silvarum isolate Dsil-2018 chromosome 2, BIME_Dsil_1.4, whole genome shotgun sequence harbors:
- the LOC125943453 gene encoding adult-specific rigid cuticular protein 15.7-like; this translates as MALATESIGVYGLRQLPSPDYEYYDVPELPLTHRRSSSKTARKYKFDYNIADHEGNQQYRIERADTQNTKTGAYGYRNVNGIFRHVNYIADKYGFRTVVNTNEPGTAPMDSADAVFNAAPIKILPVKAPQHSIAAENIWYAGLAKEYGGRYGLRNGVPAPSKYHQQRQPEVDTDHIGFANPELNSDYYYE